One part of the Algibacter sp. L1A34 genome encodes these proteins:
- a CDS encoding CusA/CzcA family heavy metal efflux RND transporter, with translation MINKIIDFSINNKFIIGLLTLTIVGAGIWSMTQVPIDAVPDITNNQVQVITQAPNLGTEDIEQFVTYPVEVAMSNLPDVKEIRSISRFGLSVVTIVFDDDMGTYLPRQLVAEKLNEVKEQIPSGFGEPTMGPISSGLGEIYQYTLKVKPEYKDKYSVTDLRTMQDWIVQRQMAMVEGVVEVNAIGGKIKQYEVAVDPNELKAIGLTITDVFEALEANNQNTGGAYIEKNHQANFIRGEGLVRSLDDIKKITVKNTNNIPITVGDIAKVQFGAAIRYGALTQDGEGEVVGGLVMMLKGANSNDVIENVKVRMAQIEKSLPEGVIIEPLLDRSKLIAETTSTVATNLIEGALIVIFVLIFLLGNWRGGLIVASTIPLSLLFAFILMNVFDVWANLMSLGAIDFGIIVDGAVIIVESTVFLIASQVLKKRKLTSKERDGVAANASKKMMNAAFFGQLIILIVFLPILALEGIEGKMFKPMALTFIFAMIGAMVLCLTYVPMMSALILRAPKNDKQSYGDKFVHWVERKYQPLLEKALKKGKLIIGVSVVLFGIAVFMFTRMGGEFIPQLDEGDIAFHAILKPGSSLTETIETTTKIEQIVKAKFPEVEKIVSRIGVAEIPTDPMPMDIADVFVILKPKSEWTTVETKDELIEKMKEAVEIIPGVNYEFTQPIEMRFNELLEGVREDIAIKLYGEDIDLLSQKAEEISKIIAGTEGIGDMKAEATTGLPQMTITYNRSKLAQYGLQINTLNQIVQSAFAGGIAGTIFEGEKRFDLVVRLSSHNRKDITDVQNLYINLPSGAQIPLREVADVSYKGGPMQISRDNTNRRTYVGINVRGRDVKSLVTEIKSKLDAQLELPSGYFIRYGGAFENLERASNRLQTVVPIALLLIFVLIYFALKSLSQTLMIYIAIPMATIGGVVALWMRDMPFSISAGVGFIVLFGVAVLNGLVMISGLNELKEEGVTNLKDRIIEGTKRRIRPIMLTAFTDVLGFLPMAISASAGAEVQRPLATVVIGGLLTSTLLTLFVLPILYHWVENKSFNFRAGKKVITVTAMVAFMFLLPITGNAQQINDSLPNISMQEAVKLAKENYPSLKQQQLEIDKQQQLKGTAFDFGTTQIFTGGEEINNGTGIYTTIGIGQSNIDVFGISPKRKLQEQRIQLAQKAFQLSELALELEVKKAWANALQSKRNYNLYKELDSIYTNFEKSVALNYEVEAISRLEYSAAKNQALQIQNKFMQSKSDYVIALQQLNLWLVSDGFFTVSDEINIESELNVDSFSLEAHPIFTISQLQVTEAETNYKAAKAENLPKFNLQGGLQKVNGNSGFYSYQAGISIPFLSGTTKAQIRTAKIDRQIAESNMQFKQKEVQSKFNQAKENYQKWKTSWLFYKNEVLPLIKEQKTGALFAYREGEIDYTAFTQLIKEAIQSELEAQTALANYLESIFQLQYFNQ, from the coding sequence ATGATTAATAAAATCATTGATTTTTCAATCAATAACAAATTCATTATTGGTTTGCTAACGCTTACCATTGTTGGAGCAGGTATTTGGAGTATGACCCAAGTACCAATCGATGCTGTTCCAGATATTACCAATAATCAAGTACAAGTCATTACGCAAGCACCCAATTTAGGTACAGAGGACATTGAGCAATTTGTTACGTATCCTGTGGAAGTCGCAATGAGTAACTTACCTGATGTAAAGGAAATCCGTTCCATTTCTCGTTTTGGCTTATCTGTGGTTACTATAGTTTTTGACGATGATATGGGAACTTATCTACCGCGTCAGTTAGTAGCTGAAAAACTAAACGAAGTCAAAGAACAAATTCCGAGTGGTTTTGGAGAGCCAACTATGGGTCCAATTTCTTCTGGATTAGGAGAAATTTATCAATACACACTTAAAGTAAAACCAGAGTATAAAGACAAATATTCGGTTACTGATTTGCGCACAATGCAAGATTGGATTGTACAGCGTCAAATGGCTATGGTAGAAGGTGTTGTTGAAGTAAACGCAATAGGTGGAAAAATTAAACAGTACGAAGTTGCTGTTGACCCAAACGAACTAAAAGCTATTGGTTTAACAATTACCGATGTTTTTGAAGCACTTGAGGCTAACAATCAAAATACAGGTGGTGCATACATTGAAAAGAACCATCAAGCCAATTTTATTCGTGGCGAAGGCTTGGTGCGTAGTTTAGATGATATTAAAAAGATTACGGTTAAAAACACAAACAATATTCCAATTACCGTTGGCGACATTGCTAAGGTACAATTTGGTGCAGCTATTCGTTATGGCGCTTTAACCCAAGATGGAGAAGGCGAAGTAGTTGGTGGATTGGTTATGATGCTTAAAGGCGCTAATTCAAACGATGTTATTGAGAATGTAAAAGTGCGAATGGCTCAAATTGAAAAATCATTGCCAGAAGGAGTCATTATCGAACCTTTGTTAGACCGAAGTAAATTAATAGCAGAAACAACTTCAACAGTCGCTACCAATCTAATTGAAGGTGCATTAATAGTAATATTTGTTCTTATTTTCTTATTAGGCAATTGGCGTGGTGGTTTAATAGTAGCTTCAACAATTCCATTATCACTATTATTCGCATTTATACTAATGAATGTATTTGATGTTTGGGCTAATTTAATGAGCCTGGGAGCAATAGATTTCGGAATTATCGTCGATGGTGCTGTGATTATTGTAGAAAGTACCGTTTTCCTAATTGCTTCGCAAGTTCTAAAGAAAAGGAAATTGACATCCAAAGAGCGTGATGGTGTTGCAGCAAATGCCTCAAAAAAAATGATGAATGCTGCCTTTTTCGGCCAGCTGATTATCCTAATTGTATTTCTACCAATATTAGCATTAGAAGGTATTGAAGGAAAAATGTTCAAACCAATGGCATTGACTTTCATTTTTGCAATGATTGGTGCAATGGTACTTTGTTTGACGTATGTACCAATGATGTCTGCACTTATTTTAAGAGCACCAAAAAATGACAAACAATCATATGGTGATAAATTTGTGCATTGGGTAGAACGTAAATACCAACCGCTATTAGAAAAAGCCTTAAAGAAAGGAAAATTAATAATTGGTGTTTCTGTTGTATTATTTGGTATTGCAGTTTTTATGTTTACAAGAATGGGTGGCGAATTTATTCCACAATTAGATGAAGGTGATATTGCATTTCACGCTATCTTAAAACCCGGTAGCTCACTTACAGAAACGATTGAAACAACTACAAAAATTGAGCAAATTGTAAAAGCAAAGTTTCCAGAAGTCGAAAAAATTGTAAGTCGAATTGGTGTTGCAGAAATACCAACAGATCCAATGCCAATGGATATTGCTGATGTTTTTGTAATACTGAAACCAAAAAGCGAATGGACTACTGTAGAGACAAAAGATGAACTCATTGAAAAAATGAAAGAAGCTGTGGAAATAATTCCTGGTGTTAACTATGAATTTACACAACCCATTGAAATGCGTTTTAATGAATTACTTGAAGGTGTTAGAGAAGATATTGCGATTAAACTTTATGGAGAAGATATAGATCTACTGTCTCAAAAAGCAGAAGAAATATCTAAAATCATTGCTGGTACAGAAGGTATTGGCGATATGAAAGCGGAAGCTACAACAGGTTTGCCACAAATGACAATTACGTATAACAGAAGTAAATTGGCACAATACGGACTTCAAATAAACACATTAAATCAAATTGTACAATCAGCTTTTGCAGGAGGTATAGCAGGAACTATTTTTGAAGGTGAAAAACGATTTGATTTGGTGGTTAGGTTAAGTTCTCATAATCGTAAAGACATAACAGATGTGCAAAATTTGTATATCAACTTACCTTCTGGTGCACAAATTCCACTTCGCGAAGTAGCAGATGTAAGTTACAAAGGAGGTCCAATGCAAATCAGCAGGGACAATACCAATAGAAGAACCTATGTTGGTATCAATGTAAGAGGGCGTGATGTAAAATCATTGGTAACAGAAATAAAATCAAAATTAGATGCACAATTAGAACTGCCTTCTGGTTATTTCATTCGCTATGGTGGTGCTTTTGAAAATTTAGAACGTGCCAGTAACCGTTTACAAACTGTTGTTCCTATTGCCTTGTTACTCATTTTTGTACTAATTTATTTTGCTCTAAAATCGTTATCACAAACGTTGATGATTTACATAGCAATCCCAATGGCAACCATTGGTGGTGTTGTTGCCTTATGGATGCGTGATATGCCTTTTAGTATTTCGGCAGGTGTTGGTTTTATTGTTTTATTTGGTGTTGCAGTATTAAACGGATTGGTAATGATTAGTGGTCTGAATGAGTTAAAAGAAGAAGGTGTTACCAATCTAAAAGATAGAATCATTGAAGGTACAAAGCGAAGAATTAGACCAATTATGTTAACCGCTTTTACAGATGTTTTAGGCTTTTTACCTATGGCAATTTCAGCATCAGCTGGTGCAGAAGTTCAGCGACCTTTAGCAACCGTTGTAATTGGTGGTTTATTAACGTCTACATTATTAACATTATTCGTTTTACCTATATTATATCATTGGGTAGAAAACAAATCATTCAATTTTAGAGCAGGCAAAAAAGTAATTACAGTTACTGCTATGGTAGCTTTTATGTTTTTGTTGCCAATTACAGGAAACGCACAACAAATAAACGATTCGTTACCTAATATTTCAATGCAAGAAGCTGTGAAATTGGCTAAAGAAAACTATCCAAGTTTAAAACAACAACAGCTTGAAATTGATAAGCAACAACAATTAAAAGGAACTGCTTTCGATTTTGGTACTACCCAAATTTTTACGGGTGGCGAAGAAATCAACAATGGTACAGGTATTTATACAACTATAGGTATTGGTCAATCAAATATAGACGTGTTTGGTATTTCACCAAAGAGAAAATTACAGGAGCAACGTATTCAGTTAGCCCAAAAAGCCTTTCAGCTTTCAGAATTAGCTTTAGAATTGGAAGTAAAAAAAGCTTGGGCAAATGCCTTACAGAGTAAAAGGAATTATAATTTATACAAAGAGTTAGATTCTATTTATACCAACTTTGAAAAATCAGTTGCATTAAATTATGAAGTCGAAGCAATTTCACGTTTAGAATATTCGGCTGCCAAAAATCAAGCCTTACAAATTCAGAATAAATTTATGCAATCAAAAAGTGACTATGTTATTGCATTACAACAGTTAAACCTTTGGTTGGTTTCAGATGGATTTTTTACGGTTTCAGATGAAATTAATATTGAGAGCGAATTAAATGTAGATTCCTTCAGTTTAGAAGCACACCCTATATTTACTATTTCTCAACTTCAAGTCACAGAAGCAGAAACAAACTATAAAGCTGCTAAAGCCGAAAATTTACCAAAATTCAACCTTCAAGGTGGCTTGCAAAAAGTAAATGGAAATTCTGGATTTTATAGCTATCAGGCTGGTATTTCCATACCGTTTTTATCAGGTACAACAAAAGCACAAATTAGAACAGCCAAAATTGATAGACAAATTGCCGAATCAAATATGCAGTTCAAACAAAAGGAAGTACAATCTAAATTTAATCAAGCTAAAGAAAATTACCAAAAATGGAAAACATCTTGGCTGTTCTATAAGAATGAAGTATTACCACTTATTAAAGAACAAAAAACAGGTGCTTTGTTTGCTTATAGAGAAGGAGAGATTGATTACACAGCGTTTACACAACTTATTAAAGAAGCTATTCAATCGGAACTGGAAGCACAAACAGCGTTAGCAAACTATTTAGAAAGTATATTTCAATTACAATATTTTAATCAATAA
- a CDS encoding DUF6660 family protein, translating into MKYLAFILSIYIFVLNLAPCADYIPTNDDAKTEISQATDEHHHQDSDSCSPFCICQCCHISATHFQFADLKLDFPYISTQDFLYLNGTEKDFTTSILQPPRA; encoded by the coding sequence ATGAAATATTTAGCATTCATATTATCAATTTACATCTTCGTACTTAATTTAGCACCTTGTGCAGATTATATACCGACTAATGATGATGCTAAAACTGAAATATCTCAAGCTACGGACGAACATCATCACCAAGATTCAGATTCTTGTTCACCTTTTTGTATTTGTCAATGTTGCCATATTAGTGCTACACATTTTCAATTTGCAGATTTAAAGCTTGATTTTCCTTATATTTCTACTCAAGATTTTCTTTACTTAAACGGTACAGAAAAAGATTTTACTACTTCCATTTTACAGCCACCAAGGGCATAA
- a CDS encoding FG-GAP-like repeat-containing protein, with product MKTQFISAILLFFSVAIFRAQETQCTAKPSQQHVKAWSNSNSVFNKRLKFVKNYSIETLKNVKKIEFQQNNFKLKELTLNKKINGGELFGSARSIPIAAHIVRRSDKTGGLSEADLQVSLTRTNVAYASLNMNFFVDAIYYIDSDQIFNKSYGYLDEIVGLSVNSRNIAKKLNVYFVPSSSTSWANFPSKDAKEQHILMNNSHVKNESTFAHELGHWFDLWHTHETAAGSELVNRSNCSSAGDQICDTPADPSLSGKVNSNCQYTGNNIDSNGETYTPNPKNMMSYAPKICRTEFTNEQIFRIQSAYLGMETDRGYTFDEASNGVIQSFGSSFATGDFNGDGFKDVAIGAKASENNEGRVIIYKGNANNFLVYDKTLDQQGLGKNEEGDQFGASLTAGDFNGDGKDDLAVGLPGESPGNSPKSGFVMTFKGSSNGLIPWQGIDQKGLGKNENGDQFGASLTAGDFNGDGKDDLAVGLPGESPDNSPKSGFVMTFKGSSTGLKPWQGIDQKGLGENENGDQFGASLTAGDFNGDGKDDLAVGLPGESPGNSPKSGYAMTFKGSNNGLSPWQGIDQKGLGKNEKGDLFGASMIAGDFNGDNKDDLVIGLPGEAPGQSPKSGYVMSFKGSTAGLIPWQGIDQTGLGQNENGDQFGASLTVGDFNGDGKDDLAVGLPGEAPGDSPKSGYVMIFKGNNSKLTPWQGIDQKGLGQNENGDLFGASLIGSDINNDNKCDLLVAAPNEKPGNSPIRSGFVFLFKGGVSNLSTVKGVNP from the coding sequence ATGAAAACTCAATTCATTTCAGCAATCTTATTATTCTTTTCCGTTGCCATATTTAGGGCACAAGAAACACAATGTACAGCAAAACCATCTCAGCAACATGTAAAGGCATGGAGTAATTCTAATTCTGTATTCAATAAACGATTAAAATTTGTAAAAAACTATTCTATCGAAACGTTGAAGAATGTTAAAAAAATAGAGTTTCAGCAAAATAATTTTAAACTAAAAGAGCTGACATTAAACAAAAAAATTAATGGAGGCGAACTTTTTGGATCCGCAAGAAGCATCCCTATAGCCGCCCATATTGTTCGAAGAAGTGACAAAACAGGAGGACTTTCAGAAGCTGATCTTCAGGTATCCTTAACTAGAACTAACGTAGCGTATGCTTCTCTTAATATGAATTTTTTCGTTGACGCCATTTATTATATTGATTCGGATCAAATATTCAATAAGTCATACGGATACTTAGACGAGATTGTTGGTTTATCAGTCAATAGTCGAAACATTGCTAAAAAATTAAACGTCTATTTCGTACCGAGTTCGAGTACATCTTGGGCAAACTTTCCTAGTAAGGATGCAAAAGAACAACATATTTTAATGAATAATTCACACGTTAAAAACGAATCTACATTTGCTCATGAATTAGGACACTGGTTTGATTTATGGCACACCCATGAAACCGCTGCTGGATCCGAATTGGTAAATCGAAGTAATTGTTCATCGGCAGGAGATCAAATATGCGATACACCTGCCGACCCTAGCTTGTCTGGAAAAGTAAACTCAAATTGCCAATACACAGGAAATAATATAGATTCCAACGGTGAAACTTATACCCCAAACCCAAAAAATATGATGAGCTACGCTCCTAAAATATGTAGAACAGAATTTACAAACGAACAGATATTTAGAATTCAATCTGCATATCTAGGCATGGAAACAGACCGCGGATATACTTTTGATGAGGCTAGCAATGGTGTAATTCAAAGCTTTGGGTCGTCTTTTGCTACTGGAGACTTTAATGGTGATGGATTTAAAGATGTGGCCATTGGCGCTAAGGCCAGCGAAAATAACGAAGGAAGAGTTATAATTTACAAAGGAAATGCAAACAATTTTCTTGTTTATGACAAGACTTTAGATCAACAAGGATTGGGTAAAAATGAGGAAGGCGACCAATTTGGTGCATCGTTGACAGCTGGTGATTTTAACGGAGATGGGAAAGATGACCTTGCTGTTGGACTACCAGGGGAATCTCCTGGCAATTCACCTAAGTCTGGTTTTGTAATGACTTTTAAGGGTTCTAGCAATGGCCTCATTCCGTGGCAAGGCATCGATCAAAAAGGACTTGGTAAGAATGAGAATGGAGATCAGTTTGGTGCATCGTTGACGGCTGGTGATTTTAACGGAGACGGGAAAGATGACCTTGCTGTCGGACTACCAGGGGAATCTCCAGATAATTCGCCTAAGTCTGGTTTTGTAATGACATTTAAAGGTTCTAGCACTGGCCTTAAGCCGTGGCAAGGTATCGATCAAAAAGGACTTGGTGAGAATGAGAATGGCGATCAGTTTGGTGCATCGTTGACGGCTGGTGATTTTAACGGAGACGGAAAAGATGACCTTGCTGTTGGACTACCAGGGGAATCTCCAGGTAATTCACCTAAGTCTGGTTATGCCATGACTTTTAAAGGTTCTAATAATGGTCTTAGCCCATGGCAAGGAATTGACCAAAAAGGGTTAGGGAAAAATGAAAAAGGAGACCTCTTTGGAGCATCAATGATTGCAGGCGACTTTAACGGTGACAACAAAGACGATCTTGTTATTGGTCTTCCCGGAGAAGCTCCTGGTCAATCCCCAAAATCTGGATATGTAATGTCTTTCAAAGGTTCTACAGCCGGTCTTATTCCATGGCAAGGAATTGATCAGACGGGATTAGGGCAGAACGAAAATGGCGATCAATTCGGGGCGTCACTCACAGTTGGTGATTTTAACGGAGACGGAAAAGACGACCTTGCTGTTGGCCTTCCTGGTGAAGCTCCTGGCGATTCACCTAAATCAGGTTATGTTATGATTTTTAAAGGGAATAATAGTAAATTGACGCCATGGCAAGGCATCGATCAAAAGGGACTTGGCCAGAATGAGAATGGCGATTTATTTGGTGCCTCTTTGATTGGTTCTGATATTAATAATGATAATAAGTGTGATTTATTGGTTGCTGCTCCTAACGAAAAGCCAGGAAATAGCCCTATTAGATCTGGATTTGTTTTTCTTTTTAAAGGAGGAGTATCAAATTTATCTACTGTAAAAGGTGTAAACCCTTAG
- a CDS encoding methyltransferase family protein, producing MLLFAYLVLYFLLVFVLRSLLLWKKTGINPFTFNKTDDAHGFNGKVFTFISFLELIVVGIYAFKSEWYEYLLPFWYLENSTLQKIGWALLFLSLIVVWISQSQMANSWRIGIDENNKTKLVTNGMFSISRNPIFLGIMIANIGLFLVIPNTFTLLIISLSTISINTQIRLEEEFLKREFENNYLEYAKKVRRWI from the coding sequence ATGTTATTATTCGCTTATCTCGTATTATATTTTTTATTAGTCTTTGTATTAAGGTCCTTATTACTATGGAAAAAAACAGGTATAAACCCATTTACGTTTAATAAAACTGATGATGCTCACGGATTTAATGGCAAGGTATTTACATTTATCTCGTTTTTGGAATTAATAGTTGTTGGAATCTATGCTTTTAAAAGTGAATGGTATGAATACTTGCTTCCATTTTGGTATTTAGAAAACTCTACTTTACAAAAGATTGGTTGGGCACTTTTGTTTCTATCGTTAATTGTAGTATGGATTTCTCAAAGCCAAATGGCGAATTCTTGGAGAATTGGGATTGATGAAAATAACAAAACTAAATTAGTAACAAATGGAATGTTTTCAATTTCAAGAAACCCAATTTTTCTTGGTATTATGATAGCAAATATCGGATTGTTTTTAGTGATACCAAACACTTTTACATTATTAATAATTTCATTATCAACAATTAGTATAAATACCCAAATTAGATTAGAAGAAGAGTTTTTAAAAAGAGAATTCGAGAATAATTATTTAGAGTATGCAAAAAAAGTAAGACGTTGGATATAA
- a CDS encoding efflux RND transporter periplasmic adaptor subunit: protein MKNRLYKFLTIIMLSIFVSACGNKESHKAGDGHSNNEEQKTEEKDDHSEGEEVMLSEQQFEALKMKIDTIASRNMSGYVEANGTLEVPPQNEAAITSVVGANVVSIEVIEGDKVNKGQVVAYLSHPNIIQMQTNYLNAYSDSNFLKKNYERQQKLYNAGVGSGANYQKAEAEYEASKAMVKGLEAQLRLLNINSSSVRNGTIAQSISLRSPIEGYVQTVEVKTGQYVEPQTELFEIVNTHHVHADLMVFEKDVYKVKKGQKVTFNVQTMQDEELIAQIYSVSKTFEDNPKAVHVHAEIENKKGILIPGMYIQGKIQTENTETMALPESAIVKEGDRFFVFSAERENNDWSFKPIEVILSAKDGNWIAVQFTEEQDKTTKFAYNNAYYLIAEMKKGETEHEH from the coding sequence ATGAAAAATAGATTATATAAATTTTTAACCATAATAATGTTATCCATTTTTGTTTCTGCTTGCGGAAATAAAGAAAGCCACAAAGCAGGTGATGGTCATTCTAATAACGAAGAACAAAAAACTGAAGAAAAAGATGACCATAGCGAAGGCGAAGAAGTGATGCTTTCAGAACAACAGTTTGAAGCCTTAAAAATGAAAATAGACACCATTGCTTCACGCAATATGAGTGGCTATGTGGAAGCCAATGGGACTTTAGAAGTGCCACCACAAAACGAAGCTGCCATAACATCAGTAGTTGGTGCTAATGTAGTTTCTATTGAAGTGATTGAAGGAGACAAAGTGAATAAAGGTCAAGTAGTGGCATATCTGTCACATCCAAATATTATTCAAATGCAAACCAATTATTTAAATGCGTATAGTGATAGTAATTTTTTAAAGAAAAATTATGAGCGTCAACAAAAACTTTACAATGCAGGTGTAGGATCTGGCGCAAATTACCAAAAAGCTGAAGCAGAATATGAAGCCTCAAAGGCAATGGTTAAGGGATTGGAAGCTCAATTGAGATTATTAAACATTAATTCCTCATCAGTACGAAATGGAACAATTGCTCAAAGTATATCATTACGCAGTCCTATTGAAGGCTATGTGCAAACAGTAGAAGTAAAAACAGGACAGTATGTTGAACCACAAACCGAACTCTTTGAAATCGTAAACACACATCACGTTCACGCTGATTTAATGGTGTTTGAAAAAGATGTGTATAAAGTTAAGAAAGGTCAAAAAGTAACCTTTAATGTACAAACAATGCAAGATGAAGAATTAATAGCACAAATATATTCGGTAAGTAAAACTTTCGAAGACAATCCTAAAGCGGTACACGTACATGCAGAAATTGAGAATAAAAAAGGGATTCTTATTCCTGGAATGTATATTCAAGGAAAAATTCAAACAGAAAATACGGAAACTATGGCGTTGCCCGAAAGTGCCATAGTAAAAGAAGGCGATAGATTTTTCGTGTTTTCGGCAGAAAGAGAAAATAATGATTGGAGCTTTAAACCCATTGAAGTTATTTTGAGTGCAAAAGATGGCAATTGGATAGCAGTTCAATTTACTGAAGAACAAGATAAAACCACAAAATTTGCTTATAATAATGCGTATTATTTAATAGCTGAAATGAAAAAAGGCGAAACAGAACACGAACATTAA
- a CDS encoding Fur family transcriptional regulator encodes MQTIEQLLGSKSIRVTAMRLLIYKFLAEKQVAVTLSDIENAFDKADRTTLYRTVKTFEEKAIVHQIDDGTGITKYALCENGCNCEIETDLHLHFHCNNCNVTICLTDHKIPQIKVPEGFVSENVNLVVKGICDKCSGQ; translated from the coding sequence ATGCAAACAATAGAACAATTATTAGGGTCAAAAAGTATACGAGTTACGGCAATGCGTTTACTTATTTATAAGTTTCTTGCAGAGAAACAAGTAGCAGTAACTTTAAGTGATATCGAAAATGCTTTTGATAAAGCAGATAGAACGACATTGTATAGAACAGTAAAAACATTTGAGGAAAAAGCGATAGTGCATCAAATAGATGATGGCACAGGAATTACTAAATATGCTTTGTGTGAAAACGGATGTAATTGCGAGATTGAAACCGATTTGCATTTGCATTTTCATTGCAATAACTGTAATGTAACCATTTGCTTAACAGATCATAAAATTCCCCAGATTAAAGTGCCAGAAGGCTTCGTTTCAGAAAATGTAAACTTGGTGGTAAAAGGTATTTGTGATAAATGTAGTGGACAATAA